The following are from one region of the Streptomyces decoyicus genome:
- a CDS encoding L,D-transpeptidase, producing MTAHQQNRAGDRAKHRQGIRVRGRVPDRAHVRTGRRAAARAARRTRVVLAAVAGLAGAVALAGCTDAEVFVGGKPRSPEETIRVIPHNGAHGVRADGRFEVRVPQGRLERVEVSRTGDAGRQPVAGRISPDGMAWRPVPGRLQLGAKYTVDAVALDGAGHRSARHTTFTTSVPARRFTGHFSPQSDATVGTGLIFSLVFNRPLADRAAVERAVKVGARPAVEIAAHWFGHRRLDFRPRERWRPGTEITVELRLRGVKAGPGAYGTQRRTVRYRVGRDQVSVIDAARHTMTVRQGGRVVAVLPVTAGDDENPTYNGKMVILERHSMTRMDGDTVGFGGEYDIPDVPHAMRLTRSGTFLHGNYWAPPEIFGGLNTSHGCVGLKDIKGGGPHTPAGWFFGRSIVGDTVVVQHSPERTVAPDNGLGGWNMPWELWRAGSALD from the coding sequence ATGACCGCCCATCAGCAGAACCGAGCAGGGGACCGAGCGAAGCACCGCCAGGGAATCCGTGTGCGGGGCCGGGTGCCGGACCGGGCGCACGTTCGGACGGGCCGTCGGGCGGCGGCGCGGGCGGCCCGCCGTACCCGCGTCGTCCTCGCCGCCGTGGCCGGGCTCGCCGGGGCGGTGGCGCTGGCCGGCTGCACGGACGCGGAGGTGTTCGTCGGCGGCAAGCCGCGCTCCCCGGAGGAGACGATCAGGGTCATCCCGCACAACGGCGCACACGGCGTGCGGGCCGACGGGCGGTTCGAGGTCCGGGTGCCGCAGGGGCGGCTGGAGCGGGTCGAGGTCAGCCGGACCGGTGACGCCGGCCGGCAGCCGGTCGCCGGGCGGATCTCCCCGGACGGCATGGCCTGGCGGCCGGTTCCCGGACGTCTCCAACTCGGTGCGAAGTACACCGTCGACGCGGTGGCGCTGGACGGCGCCGGCCACCGCTCGGCCCGCCACACCACCTTCACCACCTCCGTACCCGCCCGCCGCTTCACCGGCCACTTCTCACCGCAGAGCGACGCCACGGTCGGCACCGGCCTGATCTTCTCGCTGGTCTTCAACCGGCCGCTCGCCGACCGCGCGGCCGTCGAACGCGCCGTCAAGGTCGGCGCCCGGCCCGCCGTCGAGATCGCCGCCCACTGGTTCGGCCACCGCAGGCTGGACTTCCGGCCCCGTGAGCGCTGGCGTCCGGGCACCGAGATCACGGTGGAGCTGCGGCTGCGCGGGGTGAAGGCCGGACCGGGCGCCTACGGGACGCAGCGCAGGACCGTCCGCTACCGGGTGGGCCGGGACCAGGTCAGCGTCATCGATGCTGCCCGGCACACCATGACGGTGCGCCAGGGCGGCCGGGTGGTGGCGGTGCTGCCGGTCACCGCGGGCGACGACGAGAACCCCACCTACAACGGGAAGATGGTGATCCTGGAGCGGCACTCGATGACGCGGATGGACGGGGACACCGTCGGCTTCGGCGGCGAGTACGACATCCCGGACGTGCCGCACGCCATGCGCCTCACCAGGTCAGGGACCTTCCTCCACGGCAACTACTGGGCGCCGCCCGAGATCTTCGGCGGCCTCAACACCAGCCATGGCTGCGTCGGGCTCAAGGACATCAAGGGCGGCGGCCCGCACACCCCGGCGGGCTGGTTCTTCGGCCGCTCGATCGTCGGCGACACCGTGGTGGTGCAGCACTCCCCGGAGCGTACGGTCGCGCCGGACAACGGCCTCGGCGGCTGGAACATGCCCTGGGAGCTGTGGCGGGCCGGGTCCGCGCTGGACTGA
- a CDS encoding L,D-transpeptidase, translating into MNVQPNSGEPARRRRWPYKGGGPLALVLGAVLLVTACGGDGDEDSPAGKAGGDKAASQAAVTIAPKDGAHDVATSGALKVTAQKGKLKSVKVKDGKGNEVDGKIAGSGALWQPSGHLGASTEYTVDAIAVDGEGREAAEHSSFTTLVPKNTFIGQYTPENGQQVGVGMPVSIHFTRGITDPKAVEDAIKVTAKPSVPVEGHWFGNDRLDFRPEKYWAPGTKVTLKLDLNGVEGRPGVYGTQAKEVSFTIGRSQISTVDAESKKMTVVRDGKRIKTIPITSGAPGTETYNGKMVISEKHLVTRMNGDTVGFGGEYDIKDVPHALRLSTSGTFLHGNYWSGSATFGNRNASHGCVGLFDQRGGGDSSTPAAWFFRNSVVGDVVIVKNSHDETIRPDNGFSDWNLSWEKWKARQ; encoded by the coding sequence GTGAACGTCCAGCCGAATTCGGGGGAGCCGGCTCGCCGGCGTCGGTGGCCGTACAAGGGCGGGGGCCCGCTGGCCCTGGTGCTCGGGGCGGTGTTGCTGGTGACCGCATGTGGCGGCGACGGCGACGAGGACAGTCCGGCCGGCAAGGCGGGCGGGGACAAGGCCGCCTCGCAGGCGGCCGTGACGATAGCGCCCAAGGACGGCGCGCATGACGTCGCCACCAGTGGCGCGCTGAAGGTGACCGCCCAGAAGGGCAAGCTCAAGTCCGTCAAGGTCAAGGACGGCAAGGGCAACGAGGTCGACGGGAAGATAGCGGGCAGCGGCGCCCTGTGGCAGCCGAGCGGCCATCTGGGCGCCTCGACGGAGTACACCGTCGACGCCATAGCGGTGGACGGCGAGGGCCGGGAGGCCGCCGAGCACTCCAGCTTCACCACCCTCGTCCCCAAGAACACCTTCATCGGCCAGTACACCCCCGAGAACGGCCAGCAGGTCGGTGTCGGGATGCCGGTCTCGATCCACTTCACCCGCGGCATCACCGACCCGAAGGCCGTCGAGGACGCCATCAAGGTCACCGCGAAGCCGTCGGTCCCGGTCGAGGGCCACTGGTTCGGCAACGACCGCCTCGACTTCCGCCCCGAGAAGTACTGGGCGCCCGGCACCAAGGTCACCCTCAAGCTCGACCTCAACGGCGTCGAGGGCCGGCCCGGTGTCTACGGCACCCAGGCCAAGGAGGTCTCGTTCACCATCGGCCGCAGCCAGATCAGCACGGTCGACGCCGAGTCGAAGAAGATGACCGTGGTCCGCGACGGCAAGCGGATCAAGACCATCCCGATCACCTCGGGCGCGCCCGGCACCGAGACGTACAACGGCAAGATGGTGATCAGCGAGAAGCATCTCGTGACGCGGATGAACGGTGACACCGTCGGCTTCGGCGGCGAGTACGACATCAAGGACGTCCCGCATGCGCTGCGGCTGAGCACCTCCGGCACGTTCCTCCACGGCAACTACTGGTCGGGCAGCGCGACCTTCGGCAACCGCAACGCCAGCCACGGCTGTGTGGGCCTCTTCGACCAGCGCGGTGGCGGCGACAGCTCCACCCCGGCGGCGTGGTTCTTCCGCAACTCCGTCGTCGGCGATGTGGTCATCGTCAAGAACTCGCATGACGAAACGATCCGGCCTGACAACGGCTTCAGCGACTGGAACCTCTCCTGGGAGAAGTGGAAGGCCCGCCAGTAG
- a CDS encoding enoyl-CoA hydratase/isomerase family protein — protein MTVNLEVADGVGTIRLDRPPMNALDIATQDRLRELAEEVTRRDDVRAVVVWGGEKVFAAGADIKEMQAMDHPAMIVRSKALQDSFTAVARIPKPVVAAITGYALGGGCELALCADFRIAADNAKLGQPEILLGLIPGAGGTQRLARLVGPSKAKDLIFTGRHVKADEALTLGLVDRVVPAAEVYEQAHAWAARLAAGPALALRAAKESVDAGLETDIDTGLTIERNWFAGLFATEDRETGMRSFVEEGPGKAKFL, from the coding sequence ATGACTGTGAATCTCGAGGTCGCCGACGGCGTCGGCACCATCCGCCTGGACCGTCCGCCGATGAACGCACTGGACATCGCCACCCAGGACCGGCTGCGCGAGCTGGCCGAGGAGGTCACCCGTCGCGACGACGTGCGTGCCGTCGTCGTGTGGGGCGGCGAGAAGGTGTTCGCGGCCGGCGCGGACATCAAGGAAATGCAGGCCATGGACCACCCGGCCATGATCGTGCGCTCCAAGGCCCTCCAGGACTCGTTCACCGCCGTGGCCCGGATCCCCAAGCCGGTCGTCGCCGCGATCACCGGCTATGCGCTCGGTGGCGGCTGCGAGTTGGCGCTCTGTGCCGACTTCCGGATCGCGGCCGACAACGCCAAGCTCGGCCAGCCGGAGATCCTGCTGGGCCTGATCCCGGGTGCCGGCGGCACCCAGCGGCTGGCGCGGCTGGTGGGCCCGTCCAAGGCCAAGGACCTGATCTTCACCGGCCGGCATGTGAAGGCCGACGAGGCGCTCACCCTCGGCCTGGTCGACCGGGTGGTGCCGGCCGCCGAGGTCTACGAGCAGGCGCACGCCTGGGCGGCACGGCTGGCGGCCGGCCCCGCGCTGGCGCTGCGGGCCGCCAAGGAATCCGTCGACGCGGGCCTGGAGACGGACATCGACACCGGCCTGACCATCGAACGCAACTGGTTTGCGGGGCTGTTCGCGACCGAGGACCGGGAGACCGGTATGCGCAGCTTCGTCGAGGAGGGGCCCGGCAAGGCCAAGTTCCTCTGA
- a CDS encoding ATP-binding protein, which yields MMGGMAGLEGMEQPRPRRDTAAARWGIPEGDEDIAPAPRKPVSAALDLVGEPTLGEVRLPSRPQSAGIARRLTAAVLLKQWSLTPQLTEHAVLLVSELVGNAVRHTGARTFGLRMLRRRGWIRIEVRDPSRGLPCLMPVQEMDISGRGLFLVDKLSDRWGVDLLPRGKTTWFEMRIADR from the coding sequence ATGATGGGAGGCATGGCGGGCCTCGAAGGAATGGAGCAGCCGCGGCCGCGGAGGGATACGGCCGCCGCGCGATGGGGCATCCCCGAGGGGGACGAAGACATCGCGCCGGCTCCTCGCAAACCGGTGTCGGCGGCGCTCGATCTGGTCGGCGAACCGACCCTCGGTGAGGTCCGGCTCCCCTCGCGCCCCCAGTCCGCCGGCATCGCCCGCCGGCTGACCGCCGCCGTACTCCTCAAGCAGTGGTCCCTGACCCCCCAGCTCACCGAGCACGCCGTGCTTCTGGTCTCCGAGCTGGTCGGCAACGCCGTGCGGCACACCGGCGCCCGCACGTTCGGGCTGCGGATGCTCCGCCGCCGTGGCTGGATCCGTATCGAGGTACGCGACCCGTCCCGCGGTCTGCCCTGTCTCATGCCGGTCCAGGAAATGGACATCAGCGGTCGCGGCCTCTTCCTCGTCGACAAGCTCTCCGACCGCTGGGGCGTGGACCTGCTGCCCCGCGGCAAGACGACCTGGTTCGAGATGCGGATCGCCGACCGCTGA
- a CDS encoding DsbA family protein, translating to MPVSASPTRKLAAIGAVIALVVAVIAIGVAIGKSVEGDRGTDRSGAPEAAASAEPEEDPAQQKMFDDLAERTSRRQDGDPLAAGKKDAPVVLVEYADYQCSFCGRFTRETQPGLIKKFVDAGTLRIEFRNFTVFGADSERAARASWAAGQQGKFWQLHDALYAKTRKGAALAEDKLVELARTSGVADIEKFRADMKSADAERALKKDQDEGYQLGVQSTPSFLINGRPVAGAQPAEVFAQGIKDAAARAAKKGPEAKNGPTAKGAGQ from the coding sequence ATGCCCGTTTCCGCCTCTCCCACCCGCAAACTGGCCGCCATCGGCGCGGTCATCGCCCTCGTCGTGGCCGTCATCGCCATCGGGGTCGCCATCGGCAAGTCCGTCGAGGGCGACCGCGGCACCGACCGCAGTGGCGCCCCCGAGGCAGCCGCCTCCGCCGAGCCGGAGGAAGATCCCGCACAGCAGAAGATGTTCGACGACCTCGCCGAGCGGACCAGCCGGCGCCAGGACGGCGACCCACTGGCCGCCGGCAAGAAGGACGCCCCGGTGGTCCTGGTCGAATACGCCGACTACCAGTGCTCGTTCTGCGGCCGCTTCACCCGCGAGACCCAGCCCGGACTGATCAAGAAGTTCGTCGACGCGGGCACCCTGCGCATCGAATTCCGCAACTTCACCGTCTTCGGCGCCGACTCCGAGCGCGCCGCCCGCGCCTCCTGGGCCGCGGGGCAGCAGGGCAAGTTCTGGCAGCTGCACGACGCGCTGTACGCCAAGACCCGCAAGGGCGCGGCGCTCGCCGAGGACAAGCTCGTCGAGCTGGCCCGCACGAGCGGTGTGGCCGACATCGAGAAGTTCCGTGCGGACATGAAGAGCGCGGACGCCGAGCGGGCGCTGAAGAAGGACCAGGACGAGGGCTACCAGCTCGGGGTGCAGTCCACGCCGTCCTTCCTCATCAACGGCCGGCCGGTCGCCGGGGCCCAGCCCGCCGAGGTCTTCGCGCAGGGCATCAAGGACGCCGCGGCGCGCGCGGCCAAGAAGGGGCCGGAGGCCAAGAACGGGCCGACGGCCAAGGGGGCCGGGCAGTGA
- the dgt gene encoding dGTP triphosphohydrolase, whose amino-acid sequence MRPATYSDEDLEQHSLRRRVPDDGQRSGFEHDVDRILYSTQWRALAGKSQVVASAELGAYHTRLTHSMKVAQLGRRMAERLERQYGGPNPALVEAACMAHDIGHPPFGHAGELALRATMDELHFADGVLDSFEGNAQTLRVLTFLAAHKYPGHRGLHLTRACLDAATKYPWERAPVDQDPARHVKWGVYVADREAFSWVRAGRTDTAVPVEEQVMDWADDVTYACHDVEDFYRTGLIPLAALFPPDGAAGADTEREIRRFLDYVQAKRAREGEAFDRAAALVMMTDIGKRLAVPAPYSGSHEDAVAVNRRTADLISYFTRGIELEVGGAAAIRYGAQLVIPPERRAACDLLKELVWCYVIDRPALATQQHGKRRVVSELLRWSHDAPELLPPDRAEELSLHGDRLRAAADHVASLTEDQALALHRRLSGTGLGSVNDNVWL is encoded by the coding sequence ATGCGACCTGCCACGTACAGCGATGAGGACCTGGAACAGCACTCCCTGCGGCGACGGGTGCCCGACGACGGGCAGCGGTCCGGCTTCGAGCACGACGTCGACCGGATCCTGTATTCGACGCAGTGGCGGGCGCTGGCCGGCAAGAGCCAGGTGGTGGCCAGCGCCGAGCTGGGCGCGTACCACACCCGGCTGACGCACTCGATGAAGGTGGCTCAGCTCGGCCGGCGGATGGCCGAGCGCCTGGAGCGCCAATACGGCGGGCCGAATCCGGCGCTCGTCGAGGCGGCGTGCATGGCCCACGACATCGGCCATCCGCCCTTCGGGCACGCGGGTGAGCTGGCGTTGCGCGCCACGATGGACGAGCTGCACTTCGCGGACGGTGTGCTGGACAGCTTCGAGGGCAATGCGCAGACCCTGCGGGTACTGACCTTCCTCGCCGCCCACAAATATCCGGGCCATCGCGGGCTGCATCTGACCCGCGCCTGTCTGGACGCCGCCACCAAATACCCGTGGGAGCGGGCGCCCGTCGACCAGGATCCGGCGCGGCATGTGAAGTGGGGGGTGTATGTCGCCGACCGGGAGGCGTTCTCGTGGGTGCGGGCCGGTCGTACGGACACCGCCGTGCCGGTCGAGGAGCAGGTCATGGACTGGGCGGACGATGTCACCTACGCCTGCCATGACGTCGAGGACTTCTACCGTACGGGCCTGATCCCGCTGGCCGCGCTGTTCCCGCCGGACGGTGCCGCGGGCGCCGACACCGAGCGAGAGATCCGCCGCTTCCTGGATTACGTCCAGGCCAAACGGGCGCGGGAGGGCGAGGCCTTCGACCGTGCCGCGGCGCTGGTGATGATGACGGACATCGGCAAGCGGCTGGCGGTGCCCGCCCCGTACAGCGGCAGTCATGAGGACGCGGTCGCGGTCAATCGCCGCACGGCCGATCTGATCTCGTACTTCACCCGTGGGATCGAGCTGGAGGTGGGCGGCGCGGCGGCGATCCGCTACGGGGCGCAACTGGTGATACCGCCGGAGCGGCGGGCCGCCTGCGATCTGCTCAAGGAGCTGGTGTGGTGCTATGTCATCGACCGCCCGGCGCTGGCGACCCAGCAGCACGGCAAGCGGCGGGTGGTGAGCGAACTGCTGCGCTGGTCCCATGACGCACCGGAGCTGCTGCCGCCGGACCGCGCCGAGGAGCTGTCGCTGCACGGCGACCGGCTGCGTGCCGCCGCGGACCACGTCGCCTCGCTGACCGAGGACCAGGCGCTGGCCCTGCACCGGCGGCTGTCCGGCACGGGCCTGGGGTCGGTCAACGACAACGTCTGGCTGTGA
- the nadE gene encoding ammonia-dependent NAD(+) synthetase, with protein MTDPASKALQQEIARDLQVTASFDAEQEIERRVAFLTERLTSTGLRSLVLGISGGVDSTTTGRLCQLAVERARAAGHDATFYAMRLPYGVQADEKDAQRALEFIRPDRELTVDIRPASDASLQAAVDGGLTFRDAHHQDFVQGNIKARQRMIAQYAVAGAHDGLVVGTDHAAEAVSGFFTKFGDGAADVVPLTGLTKRRVRAVSAALGAPQELVHKVPTADLETLDPGKPDEDALGVSYDQIDDFLEGKPVDAAAAEAIVRRYRLTDHKRALPLAP; from the coding sequence GTGACCGACCCGGCGTCCAAGGCCCTGCAACAGGAGATCGCCCGGGATCTCCAGGTGACCGCGTCCTTCGACGCCGAGCAGGAGATCGAGCGCCGGGTGGCCTTCCTCACGGAGCGGCTGACCTCCACGGGCCTGCGCTCCCTGGTCCTGGGGATCAGCGGCGGCGTCGACTCCACCACCACCGGCCGGCTCTGCCAGCTCGCCGTGGAGCGGGCCCGCGCCGCCGGGCACGACGCGACGTTCTACGCGATGCGGCTGCCGTACGGCGTCCAGGCGGACGAGAAGGACGCACAGCGGGCGCTGGAGTTCATCCGCCCCGACCGGGAGCTGACCGTCGACATCCGCCCGGCGAGCGATGCGTCGCTCCAGGCCGCGGTGGACGGCGGGCTCACCTTCCGCGACGCCCACCACCAGGACTTCGTCCAGGGCAACATCAAGGCGCGCCAGCGCATGATCGCGCAGTACGCGGTCGCGGGTGCGCACGACGGCCTGGTCGTGGGCACCGACCACGCGGCCGAGGCGGTCTCCGGCTTCTTCACGAAGTTCGGGGACGGTGCGGCCGATGTGGTGCCGCTGACCGGGCTGACCAAGCGCCGGGTGCGCGCGGTGTCGGCGGCGCTGGGCGCCCCTCAGGAGCTGGTGCACAAGGTGCCGACGGCCGACCTGGAGACGCTCGACCCGGGCAAGCCGGACGAGGACGCGCTCGGTGTGAGCTACGACCAGATCGACGACTTCCTGGAGGGCAAGCCGGTCGACGCCGCTGCCGCCGAGGCCATCGTCCGCCGCTACCGCCTCACGGACCACAAGCGGGCGCTGCCGCTCGCTCCCTGA
- a CDS encoding GH25 family lysozyme produces the protein MLHGVDVSSYNTSYSAEGLDFVIVKATEGRSYINPHQSAQASKARKAGCVVGFYHFLWPGNIAAQAKYFVEKCASVQGDLLACDWERTGEGTYASNAQKDQFLAEVKKLRPTHRVLLYCNRDFWLNHDTTSYAADGLWIADYVSAGHPRIKAKWRIHQYTDRPLDKDVADFSTKAALKKWAHPA, from the coding sequence ATGCTGCATGGTGTCGATGTCAGCTCCTACAACACTTCGTACTCCGCCGAGGGGCTGGACTTCGTTATCGTCAAGGCCACCGAAGGCCGCTCCTACATCAATCCGCACCAGTCCGCGCAGGCGTCAAAGGCCCGTAAAGCGGGCTGCGTGGTCGGTTTCTACCACTTTCTGTGGCCGGGGAATATCGCGGCCCAGGCGAAATACTTCGTCGAGAAATGCGCATCGGTCCAGGGCGACCTCCTCGCCTGCGACTGGGAGCGCACCGGCGAGGGGACGTATGCGAGCAACGCGCAGAAGGACCAGTTCCTGGCCGAGGTGAAGAAGCTGCGGCCCACCCACCGGGTGCTGCTCTACTGCAACCGCGATTTCTGGCTCAACCACGACACCACGTCCTACGCGGCCGACGGCCTGTGGATCGCCGACTACGTCTCCGCCGGCCATCCGCGGATCAAGGCGAAGTGGCGTATCCACCAGTACACCGACCGGCCGCTGGACAAGGACGTCGCGGACTTCTCGACCAAGGCCGCCCTCAAGAAATGGGCGCACCCGGCATAA
- a CDS encoding glycosyltransferase family 4 protein produces MKITLLLHNAYAIGGTIRTTFNLAAALADRHDVEIVSMLRHREVPRFALDPRVRLIPLVDTRVGSEDMADPLFGEPARDFPLAEKRHHQYSRLVDVRAAEFLRTTDAEVLIGTRPGINVYLARFGPRRALRIAQEHLRYDAHSKRLRSELAPHYRTLDAVVTTTEADASVYRARMPLPGVRVLAVPNIVPAPAGPPSEGTAKVIAAAGRLVRGKRFDLLIEAFSAVAAKHPDWRLRIHGGGAERAQLQGLIDGLGLSRQAELTGPRSPIEAEFAKASIVASASDAESFGMTIVEAMRCGVPVVSTDCPLGPAEIIHDGTDGLLVPRGDGRALAAALLQLVEDPQRRREMARTALESSRRYDPEPIAERYQLLFQELRSTRASRAWQRALGRARARARRLVRRIRRR; encoded by the coding sequence ATGAAGATCACCCTCCTGCTGCACAACGCCTATGCCATCGGCGGCACCATCCGCACCACCTTCAACCTCGCCGCCGCGCTCGCCGACCGGCATGACGTCGAGATCGTCTCGATGCTGCGGCACCGCGAGGTCCCGCGGTTCGCCCTGGATCCGCGGGTGCGGCTGATACCGCTGGTGGACACCCGGGTGGGCAGCGAGGACATGGCCGATCCGCTCTTCGGCGAGCCCGCCCGGGACTTCCCGCTCGCCGAGAAGCGGCACCACCAGTACAGCCGGCTGGTCGACGTCCGTGCCGCGGAGTTCCTGCGCACCACCGACGCGGAGGTGCTGATCGGCACCCGGCCCGGCATCAATGTCTACCTGGCGCGATTCGGCCCCCGCCGGGCGCTGCGGATCGCCCAGGAGCACCTCCGGTACGACGCCCACAGCAAGCGGCTCCGGTCCGAACTCGCCCCGCATTACCGGACGCTGGACGCCGTGGTCACCACCACCGAGGCGGATGCCTCCGTCTACCGCGCACGGATGCCGCTGCCCGGGGTACGGGTCCTGGCCGTGCCCAACATCGTGCCCGCGCCGGCCGGGCCACCGTCCGAGGGCACCGCGAAGGTGATCGCGGCAGCCGGCCGGCTGGTCCGCGGCAAGCGCTTCGACCTGCTGATCGAGGCGTTCTCCGCGGTCGCCGCCAAGCACCCCGACTGGCGGCTGCGGATACACGGCGGCGGCGCCGAGCGCGCACAGCTCCAAGGGCTGATCGACGGTCTCGGGCTGAGCCGGCAGGCGGAGCTGACCGGGCCGCGCTCCCCGATAGAGGCGGAGTTCGCCAAGGCGTCGATCGTCGCCTCGGCCTCGGACGCGGAGTCCTTCGGCATGACCATCGTCGAGGCGATGCGCTGCGGAGTGCCCGTCGTCAGCACCGACTGCCCGCTGGGCCCGGCAGAGATCATCCACGACGGTACGGACGGGCTGCTGGTGCCGCGCGGCGACGGCCGGGCGCTGGCCGCCGCTCTCCTCCAGCTCGTCGAGGACCCGCAGCGCCGCCGCGAGATGGCCCGTACCGCGCTGGAGAGCTCACGCCGCTACGACCCGGAGCCGATCGCCGAGCGCTACCAACTCCTCTTCCAGGAGCTGCGGTCGACGCGCGCGAGCCGCGCCTGGCAGCGGGCCCTCGGCCGCGCCCGCGCCCGCGCACGACGGCTGGTACGGCGCATCAGGCGGCGCTGA
- a CDS encoding response regulator transcription factor encodes MTHSVLLAEDDRPIRTALERALTLEGYQVTAVADGIQALAAAHRERPDVILLDVMMPGIDGLQVCQVLRAEQDRTPILMLTARVETADRIAGLDAGADDYVVKPFEVEEVFARLRALLRRTTAGSVPEDGGAAAGSGGDGNEAAEGPYDPRVADSGVVEAADLRIDGPSRRAWRGERELELTRTEFELLELLARNAGIVLDHSTIYDRIWGYDFGPGSKNLAVYVGYLRRKVDVPGSRPLIHTVRGVGYVLRED; translated from the coding sequence GTGACCCATTCCGTGCTGCTCGCCGAGGACGACCGCCCCATCCGCACCGCGCTGGAGCGTGCCCTGACGCTGGAGGGGTACCAGGTCACCGCTGTTGCCGACGGCATTCAGGCACTGGCCGCCGCGCACCGTGAGCGGCCCGATGTGATCCTGCTGGACGTGATGATGCCGGGGATCGACGGGCTCCAGGTGTGCCAGGTGCTGCGGGCCGAGCAGGACCGCACCCCGATCCTGATGCTCACCGCCCGGGTCGAGACGGCCGACCGGATCGCCGGTCTGGATGCCGGGGCGGACGACTACGTGGTCAAACCGTTCGAGGTCGAGGAGGTCTTCGCCCGGCTGCGGGCGCTGCTGCGGCGGACGACGGCGGGATCGGTGCCGGAGGACGGCGGCGCGGCTGCCGGTTCCGGCGGCGACGGGAACGAGGCGGCCGAGGGGCCGTACGACCCCAGGGTGGCGGACAGCGGTGTCGTCGAGGCGGCGGATCTGCGGATCGACGGTCCCTCGCGCCGCGCCTGGCGCGGAGAGCGGGAGCTGGAGCTGACCCGGACCGAATTCGAGCTGCTGGAGCTGCTGGCCCGCAACGCCGGGATCGTCCTGGACCATTCGACGATCTACGACCGCATCTGGGGCTACGACTTCGGGCCCGGCTCGAAGAACCTCGCGGTGTATGTGGGCTATCTGCGGCGCAAGGTCGACGTCCCGGGCAGCCGCCCGCTGATCCACACGGTGCGCGGCGTCGGTTACGTGCTGCGGGAGGACTGA